The Prinia subflava isolate CZ2003 ecotype Zambia chromosome W unlocalized genomic scaffold, Cam_Psub_1.2 scaffold_22_NEW, whole genome shotgun sequence genome window below encodes:
- the LOC134564838 gene encoding uncharacterized protein LOC134564838 encodes MSSPLPGEDRAGAAPLLALPRTPPPCCFTRSRPAPPSALPASSSFTTPPEPSGRGVSCLLSFSLGASERTSGDRLTWPFAVSITSCKEEHTGAAFPLTGCVEFIPKNLATLDGFFSSFVSERDTPESEGGGTAPYRAWMAACVARRSAANVCKELVTFCSLCPRSFFTQLLELAVGSSFQFWVINHLPGSQLASPQQTHNKPPVSRARHSRDDAGRFVPMCCLLLLTKPLVWMFPQNLLFHESMNP; translated from the exons ATGTCAAGTCCCCTTCCAGGTGAAGACAGAGCCGGTGCCGCCCCACTCTTGGCACTGCCACGAactccgcctccttgctgcttCACTcgctcccgccccgctccgccttcggccctgcctgcctcctcatctttcaccaCGCCCCCTGAGCCCAGCGGCCGAGGCGTTTCCTGTTTGCTCTCATTCTCTCTGGGAGCCAGTGAGAGAACTTCCGGTGATCGACTCACGTGGCCATTTGCTGTATCCATTACCTCATGCAAAGAGGAGCACACTGGAGCTGCATTCCCTCTTACGGGATGCGTGGAATTTATACCGAAAAATCTTGCCACTTTAGAtggttttttcagctcttttgtcTCGGAAAGAGACACCCCCGAATCGGAGGGAGGGGGTACTGCTCCTTACAGAGCTTGGATGGCAGCATGTGTTGCTCGGCGTTCCGCAGCAAAcgtttgcaag GAACTTGTCAcattctgcagcctctgccctcGCTCATTTTTCACTCAGCTCCTGGAACTGGCTGTGGGATCTTCTTTCCAGTTCTGGGTCATTAATCACCTGCCAGGATCCCAGTTGGCATCTCCACAACAAACCCATAACAAACCTCCTGTCAGCAGAGCTCGCCATTCAAG GGATGATGCTGGAAGGTTTGTTCCCatgtgctgcctcctgctcctgaCAAAGCCACTGGTGTGGATGTTCCCACAGAACCTCCTCTTCCATGAATCCATGAATCCATGA